In Corynebacterium matruchotii, a single genomic region encodes these proteins:
- the sepH gene encoding septation protein SepH, protein MKELFLISAESTKESLVLRTEDDEQYFLVVTDELRTALVGESTPSTDGTEANQETADATSSAISYLAPLHLAASARAGTDKEADSDTDNAKDDTDATTQSDSKKSATSSPITAVYSSSMNRAATARDAKLSKLDPRLSAPLKMTPREIQSRIRGGASVAEIAAANDVPESRIESYAHPVLLERSQKAEMAKRAHPVRDDGPARLTLWEILDTVFTARGLDVRNSTWDSYRDTTGQWVVTVSWTSGAAEHVAEWSYHQQGMTSATAVARNGLAASLIDPDFVPPVRNLSAITSPIPVVTDDMIDDPQKVQQISAQQQPVVSEETTGEAIHDSPQTAQARRRRKAVTPHWEDVLLGVRSNAKRPRK, encoded by the coding sequence ATGAAGGAGCTCTTCCTGATCTCCGCCGAATCCACCAAGGAATCCTTGGTGTTACGCACTGAGGATGATGAACAATATTTCCTCGTCGTCACCGACGAGTTACGCACTGCACTGGTGGGCGAATCGACACCATCGACCGACGGCACCGAAGCCAATCAGGAAACAGCAGATGCCACCAGCTCCGCAATCAGCTATCTTGCTCCCCTCCACCTCGCGGCCTCGGCCCGCGCAGGCACGGACAAGGAGGCAGATAGCGACACTGACAATGCCAAAGATGACACCGACGCCACCACGCAATCGGATTCAAAAAAATCCGCCACCTCTTCGCCCATCACCGCGGTTTATTCCTCCAGTATGAACCGCGCCGCCACAGCGAGAGACGCCAAGCTCAGCAAGCTCGACCCCCGACTGTCGGCACCGCTGAAGATGACGCCCCGGGAGATCCAAAGCCGGATCCGTGGTGGGGCCAGTGTTGCCGAAATCGCCGCGGCGAATGATGTTCCCGAATCCCGGATCGAAAGCTACGCCCACCCGGTGCTGCTAGAGCGTTCCCAAAAGGCAGAAATGGCCAAACGCGCCCATCCGGTTCGTGATGATGGCCCGGCGCGGCTCACGCTGTGGGAAATCCTCGACACGGTTTTTACCGCCCGTGGCCTCGACGTTCGTAACTCCACCTGGGACTCTTACCGGGACACCACCGGCCAATGGGTGGTGACCGTCAGCTGGACGTCAGGGGCTGCGGAACACGTGGCTGAATGGTCGTACCACCAACAGGGTATGACAAGCGCTACCGCGGTGGCACGCAATGGTTTGGCGGCCAGCCTCATTGACCCAGATTTTGTGCCGCCGGTTCGTAACCTGTCGGCCATTACCTCCCCCATTCCGGTTGTCACCGATGATATGATCGACGACCCCCAAAAGGTGCAGCAGATTTCTGCACAGCAGCAACCGGTGGTGAGTGAAGAAACCACAGGTGAAGCCATTCATGATTCCCCGCAAACCGCCCAAGCTCGACGGCGTCGTAAAGCGGTAACACCGCACTGGGAAGACGTATTGCTAGGGGTACGCAGCAACGCGAAACGCCCACGTAAGTAG